From a region of the Mercurialis annua linkage group LG1-X, ddMerAnnu1.2, whole genome shotgun sequence genome:
- the LOC126681795 gene encoding uncharacterized protein LOC126681795, translating into MFHRWSNSHKDHEDEAMQQKSKVNELRNAIGPLSGRSLQYCNDACLRRYLEARSWNVDKSKKMLQETLKWRSTYKPEEIRWHEVANESETGKLYKANFCDRQGRPVLILRPGMQNTKSMDNQLRHLVYILENAILNLPEDQQEMSWLIDFTGWSITNSVPVKTARETINILQNHYPERLAVSFLYNPPRIFEAFWKIVKYFLDTKTFQKVKFVYPKNVSSIELMRSYFDDENLPIELGEKVILKYDHQEFSKFMAEDDSKTISFWGIDNKQHATNEHHGAEVVPEPMLVPPAI; encoded by the exons ATGTTTCATCGTTGGAGTAATTCCCATAAGGATCACGAGGATGAAGCTATGCAGCAGAAGTCTAAG GTGAATGAGCTTAGGAACGCAATTGGACCCCTATCTGGTCGCAGTTTACAATATTGCAATGATGCATGTTTGAGAAGATACCTGGAAGCCCGGAGTTGGAATGTAGACAAGTCGAAGAAAATGCTGCAGGAGACACTTAAGTGGAGATCAACTTATAAGCCTGAAGAAATCCGTTGG CATGAAGTTGCTAACGAAAGCGAGACTGGTAAACTGTATAAAGCAAATTTTTGCGACAGGCAAGGTAGGCCGGTACTTATACTGAGGCCAGGAATGCAG AATACAAAATCAATGGACAATCAGCTACGGCATTTGGTGTATATTTTAGAGAATGCTATACTTAATCTTCCAGAGGATCAACAAGAAATGTCATGGTTGATAGACTTCACTGGGTGGTCGATAACCAACAGTGTGCCCGTTAAAACAGCTCGTGAAACTATTAACATACTACAAAACCATTATCCTGAGAGACTAGCTGTATCGTTTCTCTACAATCCACCTCGGATTTTTGAAGCATTTTGGAAG ATAGTCAAGTATTTCTTGGATACCAAAACATTTCAGAAGGTGAAGTTTGTGTATCCTAAAAATGTAAGTAGCATAGAGCTCATGAGATCATATTTCGATGACGAGAATCTTCCAATTGAGTTAGGAGAAAAAGTCATACTGAAGTATGACCATCAAGAGTTCTCAAAATTTATGGCTGAAGATGATTCCAAGACTATCTCATTCTGGGGAATCGATAACAAGCAACATGCTACGAATGAGCATCACGGAGCTGAAGTTGTTCCGGAGCCAATGTTGGTGCCTCCAGCTATCTAA